In the Sandaracinus amylolyticus genome, CGTTCCTCGCGTCGCCGCGCACCGCCGCGGCCTGCGCGATCGCCGGTGTCGTCGTCGATCCCCGCAAGCTCCCGTTCGTTCCGGAGGTGGCCGCATGAAGCCCTTCGAGAAGCTGAAGTCGCACGCGCTCCCGCTGCTCGCGGACGACGTCGACACCGATCAGATCATCCCTGCGCGCTTCCTCAAGACGATCGACAAGGCGGGCCTCGCCGAGGGTCTCTTCGCGGAGTGGCGCAAGAACCCGGGCTTCGTGCTCCACAAGCCCGAGCACGCCGGCGCGCAGATCCTGATCGCGGGGCGCAACTTCGGGTGCGGCAGCTCGCGCGAGCACGCGCCGTGGGCGCTCGAGGCGGGCGGCTTCCGCGCGGTGATCGCGCTCGGCTTCGCCGACATCTTCCGAGGCAACGCGACGCGCAACGGCGTGCTCCCGGTCGCGCTCGCGCCCGAGCCGCACGCGGCGCTCATCGCGGCGGTGCAGGCGAACCCGAAGATCGAGAT is a window encoding:
- the leuD gene encoding 3-isopropylmalate dehydratase small subunit, yielding MKPFEKLKSHALPLLADDVDTDQIIPARFLKTIDKAGLAEGLFAEWRKNPGFVLHKPEHAGAQILIAGRNFGCGSSREHAPWALEAGGFRAVIALGFADIFRGNATRNGVLPVALAPEPHAALIAAVQANPKIEIEIDLENERVKWNGCTATFPIDEFAKHCLVQGIDELGYLVAYADRIRAFERRHDLESLAGGVEATS